From the Pseudarthrobacter sp. MM222 genome, one window contains:
- a CDS encoding ABC transporter substrate-binding protein, giving the protein MSSTPENPTSAPQDPQPTPGTTRIVAGESGKPKRKRTLEISLAAGLAVLIGAGASVASTVSRSNAEAAAPAAVAAAPATELKLGYFGNITHAPGLVGVSQGLIAKHLGDTKLSTQVFNAGPAAIEALNAGAIDATYIGPNPAINSYVKSKGESINIIAGAASGGAQLVVKPEITSAADLVGKKLASPQLGGTQDVALRAWLGKQGYKTSTDGSGDVAINPTENAQTLKLFQDGKLDGAWLPEPWASRLVLQAGAKVLVDEKDLWDKGEFITTVLIVNKNFAAQHPDTVKALLKGHTESVDWLNAASDADKAARLNAALKEAAGATLPPEVIDRSLKNIAFTVDPLAGTYQKLLQDGVDAGTTSQADINGIFNLTALNSVVGEGSSGNRISAQGLGKD; this is encoded by the coding sequence ATGTCATCAACGCCCGAAAACCCCACCTCCGCCCCGCAGGACCCGCAACCGACGCCCGGCACCACGCGGATCGTCGCCGGCGAGTCCGGCAAGCCCAAGCGCAAGCGCACCCTTGAGATCAGCCTCGCCGCCGGACTTGCGGTGCTGATCGGCGCGGGCGCCTCGGTGGCGTCCACCGTGTCCCGCAGCAACGCTGAGGCCGCCGCTCCGGCCGCCGTCGCGGCGGCGCCCGCCACCGAACTCAAACTCGGTTACTTCGGCAACATCACCCACGCCCCGGGGCTGGTCGGCGTCAGCCAGGGCCTGATCGCCAAGCACCTCGGCGACACCAAACTCAGCACCCAGGTCTTCAACGCCGGCCCGGCCGCCATCGAGGCCCTCAACGCCGGCGCCATCGACGCCACCTACATCGGTCCCAACCCGGCGATCAACTCCTATGTCAAGAGCAAGGGCGAATCGATTAACATCATCGCCGGCGCCGCGTCCGGCGGGGCGCAGCTGGTGGTGAAGCCGGAGATCACCTCGGCTGCGGACCTCGTGGGCAAGAAGCTCGCGTCGCCGCAGCTCGGCGGCACCCAGGACGTGGCCCTGCGCGCCTGGCTTGGCAAGCAGGGCTACAAGACGTCCACCGACGGCAGCGGCGACGTCGCCATCAACCCCACCGAAAACGCCCAGACCCTGAAGTTGTTCCAGGACGGCAAGCTCGACGGGGCGTGGCTGCCGGAACCGTGGGCGTCCCGGCTGGTCCTTCAGGCCGGCGCGAAGGTCCTCGTCGACGAGAAGGACCTGTGGGATAAAGGCGAGTTCATCACCACGGTCCTGATCGTCAACAAGAACTTTGCGGCCCAGCACCCGGACACCGTCAAGGCTCTGCTGAAGGGCCACACCGAGTCCGTGGACTGGCTCAATGCCGCCTCCGACGCCGACAAAGCCGCAAGGCTGAACGCGGCCCTGAAGGAAGCCGCAGGGGCAACCCTGCCGCCCGAGGTGATTGACCGTTCGCTCAAGAACATCGCCTTCACTGTCGATCCGCTCGCCGGGACGTACCAGAAACTGCTCCAGGACGGGGTGGACGCCGGCACCACCAGCCAGGCCGATATCAACGGCATCTTTAACCTCACGGCACTGAACAGCGTCGTGGGCGAGGGCTCCTCGGGGAACAGGATTTCCGCGCAGGGACTCGGCAAGGACTAG
- a CDS encoding RtcB family protein, which yields METINSRLISWASILDEQTRAQAVSTSRLPFIHPHIALMPDAHLGMGATVGSVIPTLGAILPAAVGVDIGCGMIAVRTQYVLPDLPADRKPLREGIERAVPLSAGHNNRQITASAEPRLAELRGLAAKAGFDPARYTAKWELQLGSLGSGNHFIEVCVDETGAVWLFLHSGSRGVGNKIAQWHIAEAQSVVKRRGVVLPDRDQAYLEEGTPEFDRYIRELRWAQHFALLNREEMMDRVVRQFERWIGGPVRETERINCHHNFTAKEEHFGKSVWVSRKGAIRAEAGDPGLIPGSMGTASYVVVGLGNPVSLNSSPHGAGREYSRNAARKTFTLAELKTAMRGIEFRPSEAFIDEIPAAYKPIDQVMRDAADLVTIRHKLRQLVNVKGD from the coding sequence GTGGAAACCATTAACAGCCGGCTCATCAGCTGGGCCTCCATCCTGGACGAGCAGACCCGCGCGCAGGCCGTGTCCACGTCCCGGCTGCCCTTCATCCATCCGCATATTGCGCTCATGCCGGACGCCCACCTGGGCATGGGGGCCACCGTCGGCTCCGTCATTCCCACGCTTGGCGCCATCCTGCCGGCGGCGGTTGGCGTCGACATTGGCTGCGGCATGATCGCTGTCCGGACCCAGTACGTGCTGCCGGATCTGCCGGCGGACCGGAAGCCCCTGCGGGAGGGCATCGAGCGGGCCGTGCCGCTGTCCGCCGGCCACAACAACCGCCAAATCACTGCATCCGCCGAACCCCGGCTGGCCGAGCTGCGGGGGCTGGCAGCCAAGGCCGGCTTCGACCCCGCACGCTACACGGCGAAGTGGGAACTGCAGCTCGGGTCGCTGGGGTCCGGCAACCACTTCATCGAGGTGTGCGTGGACGAGACCGGCGCCGTGTGGCTTTTTTTGCATTCGGGCTCCCGCGGGGTGGGCAACAAGATCGCCCAGTGGCACATCGCCGAGGCCCAGAGCGTGGTGAAGCGCAGGGGCGTCGTCCTGCCGGACCGGGACCAGGCCTACCTGGAGGAAGGCACGCCCGAATTCGACCGGTACATCCGGGAACTCCGCTGGGCCCAGCACTTCGCCCTGCTGAACCGTGAGGAAATGATGGACCGGGTGGTCCGGCAGTTTGAAAGATGGATCGGCGGTCCCGTCCGGGAGACCGAGCGGATCAACTGCCACCACAACTTCACGGCCAAGGAAGAGCACTTCGGCAAGTCCGTCTGGGTCTCACGCAAGGGTGCCATCCGGGCCGAAGCCGGCGACCCGGGGCTCATTCCCGGCTCCATGGGCACGGCGTCCTATGTCGTGGTCGGGCTGGGGAACCCCGTTTCACTCAACTCCTCGCCGCACGGAGCCGGGCGGGAGTACTCCCGGAACGCCGCGCGGAAGACCTTCACGCTCGCCGAGTTGAAGACGGCCATGCGCGGTATCGAGTTCCGTCCCAGCGAGGCGTTCATCGACGAGATCCCGGCCGCCTATAAACCCATTGACCAGGTCATGCGGGACGCCGCGGACCTCGTCACAATACGGCACAAGCTCCGGCAGCTAGTCAACGTCAAGGGCGATTGA
- a CDS encoding sulfate adenylyltransferase subunit 1 → MSTDTSFLGTDLSSPVLSTTLFRFATAGSVDDGKSTLVGRLLHDSKAILADQLDAVARTSADRGFGGEGATDPDGKQRIDLALLTDGLRAEREQGITIDVAYRYFATDRRSFILADCPGHVQYTKNTVTGASTADAVVVLIDARKGVLEQTRRHLSVLQLLRVAHVIVAVNKIDLVDFSEDVFRGIEADVQQVGRELGLGRDDSNSGGLSDLFVIPVSALDGDNVVDRSDRTPWYDGPALLEVLETLPAADELESHLESFRFPVQLVVRPQGALAPDAVAAGLDVAAYRDYRAYAGQITEGSVKVGDKVSVLTPGQSPRTTTVTGIDFAGRELTEAVAPQSVALRLADEFDVARGDTIAAAGPAGGKVLEASADLYAALCWLSPKPLREGTKVLVKHGTRTVQALVRNVTGKLDLASFQLEPTSTLELNDIGHAQLRLAAPLPLENYLHHRRTGAFLVIDPLDGNTLAAGLVKDHPGDHEDERYSI, encoded by the coding sequence ATGAGCACCGACACCTCGTTCCTCGGCACAGACCTGTCCTCGCCGGTCCTGTCCACGACGCTGTTCCGCTTCGCCACCGCAGGCTCGGTCGACGACGGTAAATCCACCCTCGTAGGCCGGCTCCTGCACGACTCCAAGGCCATCCTCGCCGACCAGCTCGACGCCGTCGCCCGCACGTCCGCGGACCGCGGCTTTGGCGGGGAGGGCGCCACAGACCCGGACGGGAAACAGCGGATTGACCTCGCCCTGCTGACCGACGGCCTGCGCGCCGAGCGTGAGCAGGGCATCACCATCGACGTCGCCTACCGCTACTTCGCCACTGACCGGCGCAGCTTCATCCTGGCGGACTGCCCCGGGCATGTGCAGTACACCAAGAACACGGTCACCGGCGCGTCCACCGCGGACGCCGTCGTCGTGCTGATCGACGCCCGCAAGGGTGTCCTGGAGCAGACCCGCCGGCACCTGTCCGTGCTGCAGTTGCTGCGCGTGGCCCATGTCATTGTTGCCGTGAACAAGATCGACCTCGTCGACTTCAGCGAGGACGTGTTCCGCGGGATCGAAGCCGACGTCCAGCAGGTGGGCCGCGAGCTCGGGCTGGGCCGGGACGATTCAAACTCCGGCGGGCTCTCCGATCTCTTCGTCATTCCGGTGTCCGCGCTCGACGGCGACAACGTCGTGGACCGCTCGGACCGTACGCCCTGGTACGACGGCCCGGCCCTGCTCGAAGTCCTGGAGACGCTGCCCGCCGCGGACGAGCTCGAGAGCCACCTGGAGAGCTTCCGTTTCCCGGTTCAGCTCGTGGTCCGGCCGCAGGGGGCGCTGGCCCCCGACGCCGTCGCCGCCGGGCTGGACGTGGCGGCGTACCGGGATTACCGCGCCTACGCCGGCCAGATCACCGAAGGATCGGTGAAGGTGGGGGACAAGGTCAGCGTCCTGACCCCCGGCCAGTCACCGCGCACCACCACGGTGACCGGCATCGACTTTGCCGGACGTGAGCTCACCGAGGCAGTGGCTCCGCAGTCAGTGGCGTTGCGCCTCGCGGACGAATTCGATGTGGCCCGCGGTGACACGATCGCGGCCGCCGGGCCCGCCGGTGGCAAAGTATTGGAGGCCTCGGCTGACCTGTATGCGGCGCTCTGCTGGCTCTCGCCGAAACCGCTCCGCGAGGGCACCAAGGTTCTGGTCAAGCATGGCACCCGCACGGTCCAAGCCCTGGTCCGGAACGTGACCGGAAAACTGGACCTCGCCAGCTTCCAGCTGGAACCGACCTCCACGCTGGAACTCAACGACATCGGCCACGCCCAGCTGCGACTCGCTGCGCCGCTCCCGCTGGAGAACTACCTGCACCACCGCCGCACCGGCGCGTTCCTCGTGATCGACCCGCTCGACGGCAACACCCTTGCAGCCGGGCTGGTCAAGGACCACCCGGGAGACCACGAGGACGAGCGCTACTCGATCTGA
- the cysD gene encoding sulfate adenylyltransferase subunit CysD, whose product MSTFLTEETPQVTEAADFTRLSSLDTLESEAIHIIREVVAEFEKPALLFSGGKDSVVMLHLATKAFWPGKVPFPVLHVDTGHNFPEVIDFRDRTVERLGLKLVVGSVQEFIDSGELAERADGTRNPLQTVPLLDAIQRNKFDAVFGGGRRDEDKARAKERILSLRDEFGQWDPRNQRPELWNLYNGRHTVGQHVRAFPISNWTELDVWRYIEREGIELPGLYYAHDREVFSRDGMWRAVGEVSQPRDSEEVLTKTVRYRTVGDMSCTGAVESAAATVREVVIEVAASTITERGATRADDRISEAAMEDRKKDGYF is encoded by the coding sequence ATGAGCACTTTCCTAACCGAGGAGACCCCCCAGGTGACTGAAGCAGCCGATTTCACGCGCCTCTCCAGCCTGGACACCCTTGAGTCCGAGGCCATCCACATCATCCGCGAGGTTGTGGCCGAGTTCGAGAAGCCTGCGCTGCTGTTCTCCGGCGGCAAGGACTCCGTGGTGATGCTGCACCTGGCCACCAAGGCGTTCTGGCCGGGCAAGGTTCCGTTCCCGGTGCTGCACGTTGACACCGGCCACAACTTTCCCGAGGTCATCGACTTCCGCGACCGGACGGTGGAGCGGCTGGGCCTGAAGCTGGTGGTGGGCTCCGTGCAGGAGTTCATCGACAGCGGCGAGCTGGCCGAGCGTGCCGACGGTACCCGCAACCCGCTGCAGACGGTGCCGCTGCTGGATGCGATCCAGCGCAACAAGTTCGACGCCGTCTTCGGCGGCGGCCGACGGGACGAGGACAAGGCCCGCGCCAAGGAGCGGATCCTGAGCCTGCGCGATGAATTCGGCCAGTGGGACCCGCGCAACCAGCGCCCCGAGCTGTGGAACCTCTACAACGGCCGGCACACCGTGGGCCAGCACGTCCGCGCGTTCCCGATCAGCAACTGGACCGAACTGGACGTCTGGCGCTACATCGAGCGCGAAGGCATCGAACTGCCCGGTCTTTACTACGCCCACGACCGCGAGGTCTTTTCCCGCGACGGCATGTGGCGCGCTGTCGGCGAGGTTTCCCAGCCGCGGGACTCCGAGGAAGTCCTCACCAAGACCGTCCGCTACCGGACCGTGGGGGACATGTCCTGCACAGGAGCGGTCGAATCCGCCGCTGCCACCGTGCGCGAGGTCGTGATTGAAGTTGCCGCCTCCACCATCACCGAACGTGGCGCGACCCGGGCAGATGACCGCATCTCCGAGGCCGCCATGGAAGACCGCAAGAAGGACGGCTATTTCTAA
- a CDS encoding phosphoadenylyl-sulfate reductase, producing MRSHGELKAVAEAGAAELGWDAPAREVIAWVARNFDLPAVTVACSMADAVLPALVADQLPGVDVLFLETGYHFPETYATRDEVAANLRVNVVDVLPENTVEQQDRLLGKDLFARDAAQCCALRKVAPLRRTLAGYELWFTGVRRDEAPTRTNTPLVTWDEANGLVKVNPLAAWSFDQLVQYSDDNLLPVNPLLSQGYPSIGCQPCTRKVAPGDDPRAGRWAGTDKTECGLHV from the coding sequence CTGCGTTCCCACGGGGAACTCAAGGCCGTGGCCGAAGCCGGCGCCGCAGAGCTCGGCTGGGACGCCCCGGCCCGCGAAGTCATCGCCTGGGTGGCACGGAACTTCGACCTGCCCGCCGTCACGGTCGCCTGCTCGATGGCCGACGCCGTGCTGCCGGCCCTCGTCGCGGACCAGCTTCCCGGCGTCGACGTCCTGTTCCTCGAGACCGGCTACCACTTCCCGGAAACCTACGCCACGCGCGACGAAGTGGCCGCCAACCTCCGCGTCAACGTCGTCGACGTGCTGCCGGAGAACACGGTCGAGCAGCAGGACCGGCTCCTGGGCAAGGACCTCTTCGCCCGCGACGCCGCCCAGTGCTGCGCGCTGCGCAAGGTTGCCCCGCTGCGCCGCACCCTCGCCGGCTATGAGCTCTGGTTCACCGGAGTCCGCCGCGACGAGGCCCCCACCCGGACGAACACCCCGCTGGTCACCTGGGACGAAGCCAACGGCCTGGTCAAGGTCAACCCGCTCGCGGCCTGGAGCTTCGACCAGCTCGTCCAGTACTCCGATGACAATCTCCTCCCCGTCAACCCGCTGCTTTCACAGGGCTACCCGTCCATTGGCTGCCAGCCCTGCACCCGCAAGGTGGCGCCCGGCGATGATCCCCGCGCCGGACGCTGGGCAGGAACCGACAAGACAGAATGCGGACTACACGTATGA
- a CDS encoding nitrite/sulfite reductase, whose product MTDTALAGASPDQAAPGRAKRPTSRPAAKPHGQWKVDGTAPLNANETWKQEDNGLNVRERIESVYSKHGFDSIDGTDLHGRFRWWGLYTQRKPGIDGGKTATLEPHELEDKYFMLRVRIDGGALTTEQLRVIGQISVDFARDSADLTDRQNIQLHWIRVEDVPEIWRRLESVDLSTTEACGDVPRVILGSPVAGIAKDEIIDPTPLIHELAERFIGDPELANLPRKFKTAITGHPSQDVVHEINDVALVGLVHPELGIGYDLWVGGALSTNPMLGKRLGAFVRPDQAADVWLGVTSIFRDYGYRRMRTKARLKFLLADWGPEKFRQVLEDEYLGYKLADGPAAPKPSSPGDHIGVHEQKDGRFFIGATPLAGRLSGSQLVKLAATLEAHGSQRLRTTPHQKIVVLDVPQAQVEPLVAELDALGLSARPSVFRRGTIACTGIEFCKLAIVETKLTAATAVAELERRLADLTASKQLPEALSLHINGCPNSCARIQTADIGLKGMMLPTPDGDPTPGFQVHLGGGLASVEREEAGLGRTVRGLKVTADELPDYVERVVRKFVADRSADQTFAEWAFAADEGDLQ is encoded by the coding sequence ATGACTGATACAGCTCTAGCCGGAGCGTCCCCGGACCAGGCTGCCCCAGGCCGCGCCAAGCGCCCCACCTCCCGCCCCGCTGCGAAGCCGCACGGCCAGTGGAAGGTGGACGGGACCGCCCCACTGAATGCCAACGAAACCTGGAAGCAGGAAGACAACGGCCTGAACGTCCGCGAGCGTATCGAGTCCGTTTACTCCAAGCACGGCTTCGACTCGATCGACGGCACCGACCTGCACGGCCGCTTCCGCTGGTGGGGCCTGTACACCCAGCGCAAACCCGGGATCGACGGCGGCAAGACCGCCACGCTCGAACCGCACGAACTCGAAGACAAGTACTTCATGTTGCGCGTCCGGATCGACGGCGGCGCCCTCACCACCGAGCAGCTCCGTGTCATCGGCCAGATCTCCGTGGACTTCGCCCGCGACTCGGCCGACCTCACCGACCGCCAGAACATCCAGCTGCACTGGATCCGGGTGGAGGACGTCCCCGAGATCTGGCGCCGACTGGAGTCCGTGGACCTGTCCACTACCGAGGCTTGCGGCGACGTTCCGCGCGTCATCCTCGGCTCCCCGGTTGCCGGCATCGCCAAGGACGAGATCATCGACCCCACGCCGCTGATCCACGAGCTCGCCGAACGCTTCATCGGCGACCCGGAACTGGCCAACCTGCCGCGCAAGTTCAAGACCGCGATCACCGGCCACCCCAGCCAGGACGTGGTCCACGAGATCAACGACGTCGCCCTCGTCGGCTTGGTACACCCCGAGCTCGGCATCGGCTACGACCTTTGGGTGGGCGGCGCGCTCTCCACCAACCCCATGCTGGGCAAGCGCCTCGGCGCCTTCGTCCGGCCGGACCAGGCCGCCGACGTGTGGCTCGGCGTAACGAGCATCTTCCGCGACTACGGCTACCGCCGGATGCGCACCAAGGCCAGGCTCAAGTTCCTGCTCGCGGACTGGGGGCCGGAAAAGTTCCGCCAGGTCCTCGAGGACGAATACCTCGGCTACAAGCTTGCCGACGGCCCGGCAGCCCCCAAGCCCTCCTCCCCGGGCGACCACATCGGCGTCCACGAACAGAAGGACGGCAGGTTCTTCATCGGCGCCACCCCACTGGCCGGCCGCCTCTCCGGCAGCCAGCTGGTGAAGCTTGCCGCTACCCTGGAGGCCCACGGCTCGCAGCGGCTGCGCACCACCCCGCACCAGAAAATCGTCGTCCTCGACGTCCCCCAGGCGCAGGTCGAGCCGCTGGTGGCAGAACTCGATGCGCTGGGCCTCTCCGCCCGGCCGTCCGTGTTCCGCCGCGGCACCATCGCCTGCACCGGCATCGAATTCTGCAAGCTCGCCATCGTGGAAACCAAGCTCACCGCGGCCACCGCCGTCGCCGAGCTGGAGCGCCGCCTCGCCGACCTCACCGCGAGCAAGCAGCTGCCCGAGGCACTGTCCCTGCACATCAACGGCTGCCCTAACTCCTGCGCACGGATCCAGACGGCGGACATCGGCCTGAAGGGCATGATGCTGCCGACGCCCGACGGCGACCCCACTCCGGGTTTCCAGGTCCACCTCGGCGGCGGGCTGGCATCCGTGGAACGTGAAGAAGCGGGCCTGGGACGCACCGTCCGCGGCCTCAAGGTCACGGCGGACGAGCTTCCCGACTACGTTGAACGCGTCGTCCGGAAGTTCGTTGCGGACCGGTCCGCAGACCAGACCTTCGCCGAATGGGCCTTCGCCGCCGACGAAGGAGACCTGCAGTGA
- a CDS encoding sirohydrochlorin chelatase has product MNSPILIACAHGTSSVLGAAEVNALRDGIAALRPGLDVREAYVDVQDPELPAVVAGLPAGEAAVVVPLLLSVGYHVKVDIARAVRSRPDTFAAAPLGPDPRLAAVLDQRLREAGVVEGDTVILAAAGSSDPSAALNVEELAGQLRLLRPNRVIAAYGASAKPSVQDAVHAVREEGALVAAGPQGRVVIASYLLAPGFFHDQLAKAGADLVTAPLLPSPVLAEIALERYDAALAARS; this is encoded by the coding sequence ATGAATAGCCCCATCCTGATCGCCTGCGCCCACGGCACCTCCAGCGTCCTCGGTGCCGCCGAAGTCAACGCCCTCCGCGACGGGATCGCCGCCCTGCGGCCGGGACTCGACGTCCGCGAAGCCTACGTCGACGTGCAGGACCCCGAACTGCCGGCAGTCGTGGCCGGGCTGCCCGCGGGGGAGGCCGCCGTCGTCGTTCCCCTGCTGCTCAGCGTGGGCTACCACGTGAAGGTGGACATCGCCCGCGCCGTTCGGAGCCGGCCGGATACCTTTGCCGCCGCGCCGCTCGGGCCAGATCCGCGGCTGGCGGCAGTCCTGGACCAGCGTCTGCGGGAGGCCGGGGTGGTCGAGGGCGACACCGTGATCCTGGCCGCCGCCGGCTCCTCCGATCCCTCGGCCGCGCTGAACGTGGAGGAGCTCGCCGGGCAGCTGCGGCTGCTGCGGCCCAACCGCGTCATTGCCGCGTACGGCGCGTCGGCCAAGCCGTCGGTGCAGGACGCCGTGCATGCAGTCCGCGAGGAAGGCGCGCTGGTGGCCGCGGGGCCGCAGGGCCGGGTGGTCATCGCCTCCTACTTGCTGGCCCCGGGCTTCTTCCATGACCAGCTGGCGAAGGCCGGCGCTGACCTCGTCACCGCCCCGTTGCTGCCGTCCCCGGTGCTCGCGGAAATCGCCCTGGAACGCTACGACGCGGCTCTCGCGGCCCGGTCCTGA
- a CDS encoding trimeric intracellular cation channel family protein: MTFSFSLVLVWLDLAGVFFFAVSGSLLAARKQFDIIGSLLLASVVSLGGGVIRDIIINAGPPAAFTNPAYLAPPLLATVLVYFLFSSVQRFTSLLILFDAGGLALFCISGTLKALAAGMHPIAAVLLGVTTAVGGGLLRDITANEVPQLFDPKDLYALPAFAGASLTVLLSVTGTFNALTASAVAAVVFAFRVTAWRRRWYVPLAVRGWHRLGLDAAESGAKD, encoded by the coding sequence ATGACTTTTTCCTTTAGCCTCGTCCTGGTCTGGCTGGACCTGGCAGGTGTCTTCTTCTTCGCGGTCTCCGGGTCCCTGCTCGCGGCGCGGAAACAGTTCGACATCATCGGCTCGCTGCTGCTCGCCTCGGTGGTCAGCCTGGGCGGCGGCGTCATCCGCGACATCATCATCAACGCGGGCCCGCCGGCGGCCTTCACGAATCCGGCCTATCTGGCCCCGCCGCTGCTGGCCACGGTGCTGGTGTACTTTCTGTTCTCCAGCGTCCAGCGCTTCACCTCGCTGCTGATCCTGTTCGACGCCGGCGGCCTGGCCCTCTTCTGCATCAGCGGCACGCTCAAGGCTTTGGCCGCCGGCATGCACCCGATAGCGGCGGTGCTGTTGGGGGTCACGACGGCGGTGGGCGGCGGCCTCCTGCGGGATATCACCGCCAACGAGGTGCCCCAGCTGTTCGACCCCAAGGACCTCTATGCCTTGCCGGCATTCGCGGGGGCGTCCCTGACGGTGCTGCTGTCCGTCACAGGGACCTTCAACGCGCTCACCGCGAGTGCGGTGGCCGCCGTCGTTTTCGCCTTCCGGGTCACGGCCTGGCGCCGCCGTTGGTACGTTCCGCTGGCCGTCCGCGGCTGGCACCGCCTGGGCCTGGACGCGGCGGAAAGTGGAGCCAAGGATTAG
- a CDS encoding endonuclease domain-containing protein, with the protein MDGASHLEANQVRKDRRRNNASTLTGYAVLRYGYEDVVHNPQKVVDEVWQVLRGRVIH; encoded by the coding sequence TTGGACGGCGCCTCGCACCTCGAGGCGAATCAGGTCCGAAAGGACCGGCGACGGAACAACGCCAGCACCCTGACGGGCTATGCCGTGCTGCGGTACGGCTACGAGGACGTTGTCCATAACCCGCAGAAGGTCGTGGATGAGGTGTGGCAAGTACTGCGTGGCCGGGTCATCCACTGA
- a CDS encoding polyprenyl synthetase family protein, giving the protein MTNSADQSWTHAGHGLPSSEPNLNTTAIATGLQLPAGFAAIAGDPELGPAITTNLARVEKKLREAIANSDPLADATSRHLVEAGGKRIRPLLTLLCAHLGDASLPAVVQAAVVVELTHLATLYHDDVMDSAPFRRGAPTAHEVWGNSVAVLTGDLIFARASILVSELGSRALGIQARTFERLCLGQLHETVGPRPDEDPVEHYLSVIADKTGSLVAASGQLGAIFAGADEAYEPLLVEYGEKVGVAFQLADDVIDVTGIKVKSGKSPGTDLREGVPTLPVLLLRKAAREGDQSAVELLKLIDGDLSSDEALAAAVAGLREHSVTAESWVVARAWADEAIAALAPLPEGVVKASLSSFARAVVDRSS; this is encoded by the coding sequence GTGACCAACTCTGCAGACCAAAGCTGGACGCACGCCGGACACGGCCTGCCGAGCTCTGAACCCAACCTCAACACCACCGCCATCGCCACCGGCCTCCAGCTGCCGGCCGGTTTCGCGGCGATCGCGGGGGACCCGGAACTGGGGCCCGCCATTACGACGAACCTGGCGCGCGTCGAGAAGAAGCTGCGCGAAGCCATTGCCAACTCCGATCCGCTGGCAGACGCGACGTCGCGTCACCTCGTGGAAGCCGGCGGCAAGCGCATCCGGCCGCTTCTGACGCTGCTCTGCGCCCACCTCGGCGACGCCTCGCTGCCGGCCGTGGTGCAGGCCGCCGTCGTTGTGGAGCTCACGCACCTGGCAACGCTCTACCACGACGACGTGATGGACTCCGCGCCGTTCCGCCGGGGCGCGCCCACCGCGCACGAGGTCTGGGGCAACTCGGTCGCCGTGCTCACCGGCGACCTCATCTTCGCCCGGGCATCCATCCTGGTTTCCGAACTTGGCTCCCGCGCACTCGGCATCCAGGCCCGCACCTTCGAGCGGCTCTGCCTCGGCCAGCTGCACGAGACCGTGGGCCCCCGCCCCGATGAGGATCCGGTGGAGCACTACCTGTCCGTGATTGCTGACAAGACGGGCTCGCTCGTGGCCGCCTCTGGGCAGCTCGGCGCGATCTTCGCCGGCGCTGACGAGGCCTACGAACCCCTGCTCGTGGAGTACGGCGAAAAAGTCGGGGTGGCGTTCCAGCTCGCCGACGACGTCATCGACGTCACCGGCATCAAGGTCAAGTCCGGCAAGTCACCCGGCACGGACCTCCGCGAAGGCGTTCCGACCCTGCCCGTGTTGCTGCTCCGCAAGGCCGCCCGGGAGGGCGACCAGTCCGCCGTCGAACTCCTGAAACTGATCGACGGCGATCTCAGCTCCGACGAGGCGCTTGCCGCGGCCGTGGCCGGCCTGCGGGAGCACTCCGTCACCGCGGAATCCTGGGTTGTGGCCCGCGCCTGGGCCGATGAAGCCATCGCCGCCCTGGCCCCGCTGCCCGAAGGTGTGGTGAAGGCCTCGCTGTCGAGCTTCGCGCGGGCCGTGGTGGACCGCAGCAGCTGA